The following coding sequences lie in one Apium graveolens cultivar Ventura chromosome 3, ASM990537v1, whole genome shotgun sequence genomic window:
- the LOC141710810 gene encoding uncharacterized protein LOC141710810 — MLGFNSTIRPQLSYANVVSNSNNGESSITHNNGGNQQTEQLVVDEVSVESNLHPLFLQNIDHPGLTLISKKLTGTENYGPWKRSITIALSAKNKLGLVNGTCPRPEVNSPLRSQWDRVNDMVISWILNTVSEEISNGMDFVTSAQEMWEELHGQFSSVNGHRVYQVLKDIHALEQGDKSVEIYYHKLKNLWDEYSVLETVNACKCGCTCGSAKLQEEREQRKKLLQFLMGLNDSYAVARGQVLMMNPLPSLSQAFSLIKQDEQQKQGRHASNSFLGVVTDTSINFQKSTNAVSNTGNGQRFFNSNKSGLKCSYCHKEGHLKENCFKLIGYPDKKKGKGKFQSQVQSNTPSGGFSGNTPSAAGFRQLPQAMNVSYPNVYPNQFSGGFPVQSQVQNNNAMLGKPQSTVSATPGSSSIEQLQTQMSQMNHMMMLMMQNKQNTPEDHMHTMAGPDSSEGASYW; from the exons ATGTTAGGGTTTAATAGTACAATTAGGCCTCAACTCTCATATGCGAATGTTGTTTCTAATTCGAACAATGGAGAAAGTAGTATTACGCATAATAATGGAGGAAATCAACAAACTGAGCAACTTGTTGTTGATGAAGTTTCTGTAGAATCCAATCTACATCCTCTTTTCTTACAAAATATAGATCATCCAGGACTTACATTGATTTCTAAGAAATTGACTGGAACAGAGAATTACGGACCTTGGAAGAGATCAATTACTATTGCTTTGTCTGCTAAAAACAAGTTAGGACTTGTTAATGGCACGTGTCCTAGACCAGAGGTTAATTCACCACTTAGATCTCAATGGGATAGGGTTAATGACATGGTAATTAGTTGGATATTGAACACTGTTTCAGAAGAGATCAGTAATGGTATGGATTTTGTTACTTCTGCTCAAGAAATGTGGGAAGAACTACATGGCCAGTTTTCTAGTGTCAATGGACATAGAGTATATCAAGTTCTAAAGGATATCCATGCTTTGGAACAAGGTGATAAATCAGTTGAGATTTATTATCACAAACTCAAAAATCTTTGGGATGAATACTCTGTTTTGGAAACAGTCAATGCTTGTAAATGTGGTTGTACATGTGGATCTGCAAAACTACAAGAAGAAAGAGAACAAAGGAAGAAACTCCTTCAGTTCCTTATGGGACTAAATGACAGTTATGCAGTTGCCAGAGGACAAGTGTTAATGATGAATCCTTTGCCAAGTTTATCACAAGCTTTCTCACTCATAAAGCAAGATGAACAACAGAAACAAGGAAGACATGCTTCTAACTCTTTCTTAGGTGTTGTGACAGACACATCTATTAATTTCCAGAAATCTACAAATGCAGTGTCAAACACAGGAAATGGTCAAAGGTTTTTTAATTCCAACAAATCAGGTCTAAAGTGCTCTTATTGTCATAAGGAAGGGCATTTGAAAGAAAACTGCTTCAAACTTATTGGTTATCCAGATAAgaagaagggcaaaggaaaaTTTCAATCTCAAGTTCAGTCCAACACTCCTTCTGGAGGGTTTTCAGGCAACACTCCTTCTGCTGCTGGTTTCAGGCAATTGCCACAAGCTATGAATGTTAGTTATCCAAATGTGTATCCAAATCAGTTTTCTGGAGGGTTTCCAGTCCAAAGTCAGGTTCAAAACAATAATGCTATGCTTGGAAAACCTCAAAGTACTGTTTCTGCAACTCCTGGTTCATCATCAATTGAGCAGTTGCAAACTCAAATGTCTCAAATGAATCATATGATGATGTTGATGATGCAAAACAAACAGAATACTCCAGAAGACCACATGCATACTATGGCAG GACCTGACTCATCAGAAGGTGCTAGCTACTGGTAA